One genomic window of Cannabis sativa cultivar Pink pepper isolate KNU-18-1 chromosome 2, ASM2916894v1, whole genome shotgun sequence includes the following:
- the LOC115720669 gene encoding uncharacterized protein LOC115720669, which translates to MTQQQMKIALEKSKTHTPFLSKFPSTFATQTLSKVPTFSRTMMPAYGVIFSLILLLFLATVITNTEASSVQVNGSVAAESLKEVPPLVPLVETGKVEMMMNESRRKLGSFQICALCTCCGGAKGLCLPSPCCYAINCNIPNRPFGFCSFTPKTCNCFGCHI; encoded by the exons atgacACAGCAGCAAATGAAAATCGCTCTAGAAAAGAGCAAGACCCACACTCCCTTCCTTTCCAAATTCCCATCAACTTTTGCAACTCAAACACTAAGCAAAGTACCAACCTTCTCAAGAACCATGATGCCTGCATATGGGGTCATCTTTTCTCTTATTTTGCTGCTCTTCTTGGCTACTGTTATTACCAACACTGAAGCAAGTTCAGTCCAA GTAAATGGGTCTGTGGCGGCGGAGAGCCTGAAGGAGGTGCCACCACTGGTTCCTCTGGTAGAGACAGGAAAAGTGGAGATGATGATGAATGAGAGCAGAAGAAAGTTGGGGAGCTTTCAGATATGTGCTTTGTGTACTTGCTGTGGAGGAGCTAAAGGGCTCTGCTTGCCATCTCCATGTTGCTATGCCATCAATTGCAACATTCCCAACAGGCCTTTTGGTTTCTGTTCTTTCACTCCCAAGACCTGTAATTGCTTTGGATGCCATATCTGA